One part of the Amaranthus tricolor cultivar Red isolate AtriRed21 chromosome 16, ASM2621246v1, whole genome shotgun sequence genome encodes these proteins:
- the LOC130802704 gene encoding uncharacterized protein LOC130802704 — protein MVLMKPNKSSAFTLAEKCKNILASNWQGILNTIKTDSKGSKPEFYSSRVKYLLNKGKPYIWIPEKDLHNVNTIIDDRASFAVPTPYPGPLANLLRSMNKLPERVAMTGEIVHVADKKIESATEKVREMVFSEQKQIAESSYAVSGILSSATFGSTSRSENLVELLDNDDKYVVYKFNASSCMFVDGNGGNCEVYLEEFRKSKADKLSPFAAKLVDGINQSEIRRRALVVLSFAFLNVDSKDAYVLSVDRKGLNMLARVVRSGEYQWKELRLTFDEDAENVESFCSKLVQMEEAALDKLKSCSGLG, from the exons ATGGTACTGATGAAACCCAACAAGTCCTCAGCTTTCACCTTAGCTGAGAAATGCAAG AATATTCTGGCATCAAATTGGCAAGGTATTCTCAACACCATTAAAACTGATTCTAAAGGAAG CAAACCAGAATTTTATTCTTCAAGAGTGAAGTATCTGCTCAACAAGGGAAAACCATATATCTGGATTCCTGAAAAAGATTTACATAATGTG AATACTATCATTGATGATCGTGCGTCCTTTGCTGTTCCCACGCCTTACCCTGGGCCACTTGCTAATTTACttagatcaatgaacaag CTTCCAGAGCGAGTTGCTATGACCGGTGAAATTGTTCATGTTGCAGATAAGAAG ATCGAGTCTGCCACTGAAAAGGTGAGGGAAATGGTATTTTCTGAACAGAAGCAAATAGCTGAGTCAAGTTATGCAGTTTCTGGTATACTGAGCTCTGCAACTTTTGGCAGCACCTCTCGAAGTGAGAACCTTGTGGAACTTCTGGATAATGATGATAAATATGTTGTGTACAAGTTCAATGCCAG CTCTTGCATGTTCGTTGATGGGAATGGCGGCAATTGTGAAGTGTATCTAGAGGAGTTTAGAAAGTCGAAGGCTGATAAATTAT CACCTTTTGCCGCAAAGCTAGTCGATGGCATCAATCAAAGTGAGATAAGACGTAGAGCGCTAGTAGTTTTAAGTTTTGCCTTCTTAAATGTGGATTCAAAG GATGCCTACGTTCTGTCAGTTGATCGAAAAGGCTTGAATATGTTAGCAAGAGTTGTTAGAAGTGGCGAATACCAGTGGAAGGAATTGAGGTTGACATTCGATGAAGATGCAGAGAATGTTGAATCATTTTGCAGCAAACTTGTTCAAATGGAAGAGGCAGCCCTTGATAAACTGAAGAGTTGCAGTGGTTTAGGATAG
- the LOC130802700 gene encoding dof zinc finger protein DOF2.4-like: protein MVFSSLPLYHLDTQNWHQQSNEEHLIIPTHHDSSGQFPLPGAPYNHGGGGGDGNGPTASIKPNSMVDRARQAQIPLPEAGLKCPRCESTNTKFCYFNNYSLTQPRHFCKTCRRYWTRGGALRNVPVGGGSRRTTKRTKGKNINSNNSSNNNNNNNANNNNSNNNASINLFLTPNNLPQLPFLPSSLHHLSNPNPNGIGLNLLGHGGVEMEFPLMGNNPNNPNFNGMQMINPFDHNSSHGSYEILGGRLIPKSLDPHHEMIDRVASVKLEDSHQGLSLSKEFALDHHHYNSWNTSSTNVWTNSDLSGFTSPSSNSHLLG, encoded by the exons ATGGTTTTCTCTTCTCTTCCACTCTACCATCTTGATACTCAGAATTGGCATCAG CAATCAAATGAAGAACACCTAATAATCCCAACTCATCATGACTCTTCCGGGCAATTCCCACTACCAGGAGCCCCATACAATCATGGAGgaggtggtggtgatggaaatgGGCCTACAGCCTCCATCAAGCCCAATTCCATGGTGGATCGGGCTCGTCAAGCCCAAATCCCTTTACCTGAAGCTGGACTAAAATGCCCTCGTTGTGAGTCTACTAACACCAAATTCTGCTACTTCAACAACTACAGTCTCACCCAACCTCGTCACTTCTGCAAGACATGTAGAAGGTACTGGACTCGAGGTGGGGCCCTTCGGAATGTTCCGGTTGGTGGTGGATCCCGTCGTACAACGAAACGCACCAAAGGAAAAAACATCAACAGCAACAACAgcagtaataacaataacaacaacaatgcgaataataataatagtaataataatgcatcaataaatttatttcttacCCCTAATAATCTCCCACAATTACCATTCCTACCCTCTTCTTTGCATCATTTAagtaaccctaaccctaatggAATAGGTTTGAATTTATTAGGTCATGGAGGGGTAGAAATGGAATTTCCTCTTATGGGTAATAATCCTAATAATCCTAATTTTAATGGGATGCAAATGATCAACCCCTTTGATCATAATTCAAGCCATGGAAGTTATGAGATCTTGGGTGGGAGGTTAATTCCTAAATCATTGGATCCTCATCATGAGATGATTGATCGTGTGGCATCCGTTAAACTAGAGGATTCCCATCAAGGGTTAAGCTTATCTAAAGAATTTGCACTTGATCATCATCACTACAATAGTTGGAACACATCAAGTACTAATGTGTGGACTAATAGTGATCTTTCAGGGTTCACTTCTCCTTCTTCAAATAGTCATCTTTTGGGTTAG